A section of the Paenibacillus yonginensis genome encodes:
- a CDS encoding exonuclease domain-containing protein — protein sequence MNYTAIDFEVANMRNRASVCSIGLVEVRDGVIVQEKYSLVNPHDAFDPFCVAVHGITPEMVADAPTFLEVWQEIRELIEGRTLVAHNASFDMSVLRYCMEAFGLDYPDCTYVCSYLLSRKIWPGLPGYKLNQMAAFHRLSAFRHHDALEDARVAALLLLKCFEASGGAPDCHGLAEAQGYRLGALFPGGSYQTFTSAKPKAAGKGGRGRKGQARTGTASNAGSKGSRSTVKPVLVPAAKVDEDHIFYRKNIVFTGRLGSLTRLEAMQRVVNCGGRCADAVELQTHYLVVGQKDFLKLQSGEARSSKIQKAERLAGAGLPIRLISEQQFLELLG from the coding sequence TTGAATTATACAGCTATCGATTTTGAGGTTGCCAATATGCGAAACCGGGCCAGCGTCTGCTCCATCGGCCTGGTTGAGGTCCGGGACGGCGTTATCGTGCAGGAGAAATATTCGCTCGTTAATCCCCACGACGCCTTTGACCCTTTCTGCGTGGCCGTACACGGCATTACCCCGGAAATGGTCGCGGACGCGCCAACGTTCCTGGAAGTCTGGCAGGAGATCAGGGAGCTCATTGAGGGACGCACCCTGGTGGCCCATAACGCCTCTTTCGATATGAGCGTGCTTCGCTACTGCATGGAGGCCTTCGGCCTAGATTATCCGGATTGCACTTATGTCTGCTCTTATTTGTTATCGCGAAAGATCTGGCCGGGACTGCCCGGCTACAAGCTGAATCAAATGGCCGCCTTCCACCGGCTGTCCGCCTTCCGTCATCATGATGCGCTTGAAGATGCCCGTGTGGCGGCTTTGCTGCTGCTGAAATGTTTTGAAGCTTCCGGCGGCGCGCCGGATTGCCACGGACTGGCGGAGGCGCAGGGCTACCGGCTGGGGGCTTTGTTTCCCGGAGGGAGTTATCAAACCTTCACCTCCGCCAAGCCGAAAGCAGCCGGCAAAGGGGGCCGCGGCAGGAAGGGACAAGCCCGCACGGGGACGGCTTCAAATGCCGGTTCCAAAGGTTCGCGCAGCACGGTCAAGCCGGTGCTTGTGCCCGCAGCCAAGGTGGATGAAGACCATATTTTCTATCGCAAAAATATCGTGTTCACCGGCAGGCTCGGTTCCCTGACCCGGCTGGAAGCGATGCAGCGGGTCGTGAACTGCGGCGGCCGCTGCGCCGACGCCGTGGAGCTGCAGACCCACTACCTGGTCGTGGGTCAGAAGGATTTCCTGAAGCTGCAAAGCGGCGAAGCCCGCAGCAGCAAAATCCAGAAGGCGGAGCGCCTGGCCGGCGCGGGCCTGCCGATCCGCCTGATCTCCGAGCAGCAGTTTCTGGAGCTGCTCGGATAA
- a CDS encoding pirin family protein yields MITLYPDSERNKADLGWLKTGRSFSFGDYQDENNMAFGPLRVFNDDVIAPGRGFGAHPHSDMEIVSIVLSGQLRHEDSMGNEAITTFGGVQRMSAGSGVIHTEHNPSQEEEVNLLQIWFMPAERGKQPSYTTSQFDPEQLKGRLLPVVTPVGSSTAADIGQDLTIYMSRLQAGESVRFHQDAGRRTFLFVIEGELSLQEEYKLGTRDSARIIQVTDLDLTAKDEVLFMLIDLP; encoded by the coding sequence ATGATTACCCTTTATCCCGATTCGGAGCGGAACAAAGCTGATCTGGGCTGGCTGAAGACAGGCCGGAGTTTCTCTTTCGGCGATTATCAGGACGAGAACAATATGGCGTTTGGACCGCTGCGGGTCTTTAATGATGATGTTATTGCACCGGGCCGCGGCTTTGGCGCACATCCGCACAGCGATATGGAGATTGTCTCCATCGTGTTGTCCGGTCAGCTGCGCCATGAAGACAGCATGGGCAATGAGGCGATTACAACTTTTGGCGGCGTGCAGCGCATGTCGGCCGGAAGCGGCGTGATCCATACAGAGCACAACCCTTCGCAGGAAGAAGAGGTGAACCTGCTGCAGATCTGGTTTATGCCGGCTGAACGCGGCAAGCAGCCTTCCTACACCACCAGCCAGTTTGATCCCGAGCAGCTGAAGGGCCGTTTGCTGCCGGTCGTTACGCCTGTAGGTAGCAGCACGGCTGCCGACATCGGTCAGGATCTGACGATTTATATGAGCAGGCTGCAGGCCGGAGAATCCGTCCGTTTCCATCAGGACGCCGGGCGCCGGACCTTCCTGTTTGTTATCGAAGGGGAGCTTTCTCTGCAGGAGGAATACAAATTGGGCACACGGGATTCGGCCCGGATCATCCAGGTGACAGACCTGGACCTAACGGCTAAAGATGAGGTGCTCTTTATGCTGATCGATCTGCCTTAA
- a CDS encoding Nramp family divalent metal transporter, translating to MGELPTVKQKQRLLAHANGASLGEVNNTVSLPNQAGFWKKLAAYSGPGVLVAVGYMDPGNWITSIQGGAQFGYTLLSIILISSLIAMLLQSMSAKLGIVTGMDLAQATRQATSKPAAFILWILTELAIMATDIAEVIGGAVALQLLFKIPLLVGVLITTLDVLLLLLLTKVGFRKIEAIVATLIATIFIVFLYEVLLSSPSIGPLLSGFIPSPEIATNNGMLLIALGIVGATVMPHNLYLHSSLVQTRQFKRDEQGKREAIKFATIDSNIQLSIAFIINCLLLVLGAAMFFGTTSDLGRFTDLYNALSDNAIVGAIASPLLSTLFAVALLASGQNSTITGTLSGQIVMEGFIQMKIPTWLRRIITRLLAVIPVVICVVMFGGRENAVEQLLLYTQVFLSVQLPFAIIPLALFTSDKRLMGPFANRSWVKYTAWIIAVILSVLNVFLIYGTFAGIG from the coding sequence ATGGGAGAACTGCCTACTGTCAAACAAAAACAAAGATTGCTCGCTCACGCCAACGGAGCCAGCCTGGGGGAAGTCAACAATACGGTAAGTCTTCCAAACCAAGCCGGATTTTGGAAAAAGCTGGCCGCCTACAGCGGTCCCGGCGTTTTGGTTGCCGTAGGTTATATGGACCCCGGAAACTGGATTACGTCGATTCAAGGCGGCGCGCAATTTGGATATACGCTGCTCAGCATCATTTTGATTTCCAGCCTGATTGCTATGCTGCTTCAAAGCATGTCGGCCAAACTGGGGATTGTAACCGGAATGGATCTGGCCCAGGCTACCCGCCAGGCCACCAGCAAGCCGGCTGCCTTTATCTTATGGATTTTGACCGAGCTGGCGATTATGGCCACGGATATTGCCGAAGTGATCGGGGGAGCCGTTGCGCTTCAGCTGTTGTTCAAAATCCCGCTTTTAGTTGGGGTTCTGATCACAACGCTGGATGTCCTTTTATTATTGCTGTTGACCAAGGTCGGATTCAGAAAGATCGAAGCGATTGTCGCGACCTTGATCGCTACCATTTTTATCGTCTTCTTATATGAAGTGCTGCTCTCCAGCCCAAGCATCGGCCCGCTGCTTAGCGGTTTTATTCCAAGCCCTGAAATCGCTACGAATAACGGCATGCTGTTGATTGCTTTGGGCATCGTCGGTGCTACCGTAATGCCGCATAACTTGTATTTGCATTCCTCGCTTGTCCAGACCCGCCAATTTAAAAGGGATGAACAGGGCAAACGGGAAGCTATCAAATTTGCGACGATCGACTCCAATATTCAGCTGAGCATTGCTTTTATTATCAACTGCCTGCTGCTCGTTCTGGGTGCAGCGATGTTTTTCGGGACGACAAGCGATCTGGGACGTTTCACCGACCTGTATAACGCCCTCTCGGACAATGCCATCGTCGGAGCCATTGCCAGTCCTCTGCTCAGTACGCTGTTTGCCGTTGCTCTGCTGGCTTCGGGTCAGAACTCCACCATTACCGGAACCTTATCTGGACAGATTGTAATGGAAGGTTTTATCCAGATGAAGATTCCGACCTGGCTTCGCCGAATCATCACCCGTCTGCTTGCCGTGATTCCCGTAGTCATCTGCGTGGTCATGTTCGGCGGAAGAGAGAACGCAGTCGAGCAGCTGCTCTTGTATACGCAAGTGTTTCTGAGCGTACAATTGCCTTTCGCCATTATCCCGCTCGCTTTATTTACCAGCGACAAACGATTGATGGGGCCCTTCGCCAACCGCTCATGGGTCAAATATACAGCCTGGATTATTGCCGTTATTTTGTCCGTGCTGAACGTGTTCCTGATTTACGGAACCTTTGCCGGAATAGGTTAA
- a CDS encoding SDR family oxidoreductase, which produces MPEQRLQDQIAVVTGGGSGIGKASAIAFARHGAKVYMLDRTPEHANETKQEIEKAGGTAIVIKCDVSEPQMIEQAYQDIAKQEDRVDIVFANAGINGAKTPIETLDIEEWDRTLNTNLRGTFATVKYAIPYMKKKGGSIVITSSVNGNRVFSNFGFAAYSSSKAGQVAFMKMAALELAQYKIRVNAICPGAIKTNIGENTYPSDDLKKIIIPVEYPEGSQPLEQGPGSAEQVADLVLFLASSESSHVTGTEIYVDGAESLL; this is translated from the coding sequence ATGCCAGAACAAAGACTTCAAGACCAGATCGCCGTCGTCACCGGCGGCGGTTCCGGAATCGGCAAAGCAAGCGCGATCGCTTTTGCCCGTCACGGCGCCAAAGTGTACATGCTGGACCGGACGCCGGAGCATGCCAATGAAACCAAGCAGGAAATCGAGAAAGCAGGCGGCACCGCTATCGTCATTAAATGCGACGTCTCTGAGCCGCAAATGATCGAACAAGCTTATCAAGACATTGCCAAACAGGAGGACCGGGTGGATATCGTCTTCGCCAATGCCGGGATCAATGGGGCTAAGACGCCGATTGAGACGCTGGACATTGAAGAATGGGACCGGACACTGAACACCAATCTCCGCGGCACCTTTGCCACGGTCAAATATGCAATCCCTTACATGAAAAAGAAAGGCGGCAGCATCGTCATCACCAGCTCTGTCAACGGCAACCGCGTCTTCTCCAATTTCGGGTTCGCTGCTTATTCCTCTTCTAAGGCCGGCCAGGTCGCTTTCATGAAGATGGCTGCGCTGGAGCTTGCCCAGTATAAAATCCGTGTCAACGCGATTTGTCCGGGTGCGATCAAAACCAACATCGGCGAGAACACCTATCCTTCGGATGATCTTAAGAAAATTATCATTCCCGTGGAATATCCGGAAGGAAGCCAGCCCTTGGAGCAAGGCCCGGGGTCGGCCGAGCAGGTGGCTGATCTTGTCCTGTTCCTCGCTTCCAGCGAGTCGTCTCATGTGACAGGCACGGAGATTTACGTGGACGGAGCCGAATCGCTGCTGTAA
- a CDS encoding GH1 family beta-glucosidase, with product MTTFKFPNDFIFGSATSSYQIEGAYKEGGRGMSIWDTFARTPGKVENGDTGDLACDSYHLYKEDVQLLKNMGAKAYRFSVAWPRIIPVGDGAVNQEGLDYYHRLVDELLANGIEPMCTLYHWDLPQALQDKGGWESRETIAAFVRYAETMFKSFAGKIKNWITFNEPWCVSFLSNEIGAHAPGKTDFQAALDVAHHLLVAHGETVKRFRELGVDGAIGIAPNTEWFEPFSTKQEDIDACARRNAYFNGWFFDPVFKGHYPQLALDWYKAKGYEPPVQPGDMETIAQPIDFLGINYYTGGVGRNNPEEGLLEFEIVDAAFDKTDFDWNIYPQGFYSVLTWVKANYGDIPIYITENGAYYDSDEDNGKYHDPKRIEYLRKHLIQLNRALASGVNVKGYFLWSLMDNFEWAFGYSKPFGLVHVDFKTFKRTPKDSYYWYKQVIAEGGLES from the coding sequence ATGACCACCTTTAAATTTCCTAACGATTTTATCTTCGGTTCGGCTACTTCTTCTTATCAAATTGAAGGCGCATACAAAGAGGGAGGACGGGGGATGTCCATATGGGACACCTTTGCCCGCACACCCGGTAAAGTGGAGAATGGAGATACGGGCGACCTGGCCTGCGACAGCTACCATCTCTATAAGGAAGATGTTCAGCTTCTGAAAAATATGGGTGCCAAAGCGTACCGCTTCTCGGTCGCCTGGCCGCGTATTATTCCTGTCGGCGACGGCGCCGTCAACCAGGAAGGCCTTGATTATTACCACCGCCTGGTAGACGAGCTGCTGGCAAACGGCATCGAGCCGATGTGCACGCTGTACCACTGGGATCTTCCGCAGGCCCTGCAGGACAAGGGAGGCTGGGAATCCCGCGAGACGATTGCAGCTTTCGTGCGTTATGCCGAAACAATGTTTAAATCGTTTGCAGGCAAAATCAAGAACTGGATCACCTTTAATGAACCTTGGTGCGTATCGTTCCTGTCCAACGAGATTGGCGCGCATGCTCCGGGCAAAACGGACTTCCAGGCCGCGCTTGACGTTGCTCACCATCTGCTGGTGGCACACGGGGAAACCGTAAAACGTTTCCGGGAACTCGGCGTAGACGGCGCGATCGGCATTGCGCCCAATACGGAATGGTTTGAACCGTTCAGCACCAAACAGGAAGACATCGACGCTTGCGCGCGCCGCAACGCTTATTTTAACGGCTGGTTTTTTGATCCGGTGTTTAAAGGGCATTATCCGCAGCTTGCTTTGGACTGGTATAAAGCTAAAGGTTATGAGCCGCCCGTTCAGCCAGGCGACATGGAGACTATCGCTCAGCCGATTGATTTCCTGGGCATCAACTATTATACAGGCGGGGTTGGCCGTAATAATCCGGAGGAAGGACTGCTGGAGTTTGAAATCGTGGACGCTGCGTTCGACAAAACGGATTTCGACTGGAACATTTATCCGCAGGGCTTCTATTCCGTACTGACCTGGGTGAAAGCCAATTACGGCGATATTCCGATCTACATCACGGAGAACGGCGCTTATTATGATTCCGACGAGGACAACGGGAAATATCATGATCCAAAACGCATTGAATACCTGCGCAAACACTTGATCCAGCTGAACCGAGCTTTGGCTTCCGGCGTCAATGTCAAAGGTTATTTCCTGTGGTCCCTGATGGACAACTTTGAATGGGCGTTTGGCTACAGCAAGCCGTTTGGTCTGGTGCACGTCGATTTCAAAACGTTCAAACGGACACCGAAAGACAGCTACTACTGGTATAAACAAGTGATCGCCGAAGGCGGGCTTGAATCTTAA
- a CDS encoding MalY/PatB family protein — MPSFDTPIDRTNSSSEKWGSLARIFGSEDVLPMWVADMDFKVPEAVIKALHDKADHGVFGYSFLSDSYKEAVTGWMLRRHNWKIEPQSIVYAPGVVPALYHLVETFTEPGEEVIIQPPVYPPFARVVNNQDRKLLLNPLRERENGHYDMDFEQLETLMDGTAGRAKMLILCSPHNPVGRVWTREELLKLHELAERYGVLVVSDEIHADLVFEPHVHVPFASLSEQANQHSIVCTAPSKTFNLAALNTSNIIIANPELREKFVHNLSIREVAHAGIFGLTAAEAAYNHGEAWLNDCLAYIRSNMEFVQQHMARYLKADGTPLVKTLLPEATYLMWFDFRELGMTAEELNEFMVKEARLGLNNGAPFGQEGEGFMRMNLACSHSLVKEAMQRLDKAMERYIGK; from the coding sequence ATGCCATCTTTTGATACACCTATCGACCGCACCAATTCGTCATCCGAGAAATGGGGGTCCCTGGCCAGAATTTTTGGCAGCGAAGACGTACTCCCGATGTGGGTGGCTGACATGGATTTCAAAGTTCCGGAAGCCGTGATCAAGGCCCTGCATGACAAGGCAGACCACGGGGTTTTCGGTTACAGCTTCTTAAGCGACAGCTATAAGGAAGCCGTAACCGGCTGGATGCTCAGAAGGCATAATTGGAAGATCGAACCTCAGTCCATCGTTTATGCTCCGGGAGTTGTTCCCGCGCTTTATCATCTGGTCGAAACCTTTACGGAGCCAGGTGAAGAGGTGATCATTCAGCCGCCGGTTTATCCGCCGTTCGCCAGAGTCGTGAACAACCAGGATCGCAAGCTGCTGCTGAACCCTCTGCGCGAGCGGGAGAACGGACATTACGACATGGATTTCGAGCAGCTTGAGACGCTGATGGACGGCACGGCCGGCCGAGCCAAAATGCTGATTCTCTGCAGCCCGCACAATCCGGTGGGCCGCGTCTGGACCCGTGAAGAGCTGCTGAAGCTTCATGAACTGGCCGAACGGTATGGAGTTCTTGTTGTCTCGGATGAAATTCATGCCGACCTGGTCTTCGAACCTCATGTGCACGTTCCTTTCGCCTCCTTGTCGGAGCAGGCTAACCAGCATTCCATTGTCTGTACGGCACCCAGCAAAACCTTCAACCTGGCGGCCCTGAACACTTCGAATATCATCATCGCCAACCCTGAGCTGCGCGAAAAGTTCGTGCATAACCTAAGCATCCGCGAGGTGGCACATGCCGGCATCTTCGGATTAACCGCGGCCGAAGCCGCTTATAACCATGGCGAGGCCTGGCTGAACGATTGCCTGGCTTATATCCGTTCCAACATGGAATTTGTTCAGCAGCATATGGCCCGTTATCTGAAAGCAGACGGTACACCTCTGGTTAAAACCCTGCTCCCGGAAGCGACCTATCTGATGTGGTTTGATTTCCGTGAACTGGGCATGACGGCTGAAGAGCTGAATGAGTTTATGGTGAAGGAAGCCCGGCTTGGCCTGAACAACGGAGCTCCATTTGGCCAAGAAGGCGAAGGATTCATGCGGATGAATCTGGCCTGTTCGCACAGCCTTGTCAAGGAAGCGATGCAGCGGCTGGATAAGGCCATGGAGCGTTATATAGGGAAGTAA
- a CDS encoding S-layer homology domain-containing protein, which produces MYRWLKAAAAACLGAGICSAVLSISAPAVSFAAGTSQVFQDIDGSFAKDAIMDLYQRKIVEGTAPGTFSPKKALTRAEGTKAMLELLKLQPVGGGIPAFQDVPKTAWYYGYVQAGVYLNLAQGKGSGKYRPADGVTRQELAVWLVRFLKQNAAGGSLSSLYSDAAQVADWAASSVYTVQKLGLMEGADGRFRPKAVVTREEMAAVMDRIVTNRTYANPISAPVSQPIQLGWQYGQTDAEFKASVSASNINVISPRWHFLNADGTFVDSTETALISWAKSTGRKVWPLVGNRSNQQMTHAMLSNPGLSERAAASLTAYAAKYELDGLNLDFENVLPADRAYLTSFIANLAGKLHQTGKKLSVCVSPDLGTDWTAAFDYAALAKSADYIVLMGYDEHWGSDPAPGPVASLAWVQSGLDKLLKQVGAGKVILGLPLYSRDWLVSSNGITISAEDLTLSEQNTRISRYGIYPSWKSALGQYTAAYQLNGGRHQLWFEDSRSLTLKYQLGQSRRVAGFAYWSIGGEHEGLWKALNNATRFNGYSF; this is translated from the coding sequence ATGTATCGTTGGCTAAAAGCGGCAGCGGCCGCATGTCTGGGGGCGGGAATCTGTTCGGCGGTGCTTTCTATCAGCGCTCCGGCGGTCAGCTTTGCTGCAGGAACTTCACAAGTTTTCCAGGATATTGACGGCAGTTTTGCCAAAGATGCTATTATGGATCTTTATCAGCGCAAAATCGTAGAAGGGACTGCTCCCGGCACCTTCTCGCCCAAGAAAGCTCTGACCCGCGCTGAAGGAACCAAGGCGATGCTGGAGCTCTTGAAGCTTCAGCCCGTGGGGGGCGGAATCCCGGCCTTTCAGGATGTCCCCAAAACCGCCTGGTATTACGGATACGTGCAGGCCGGCGTTTATTTGAATTTGGCGCAGGGCAAAGGCAGCGGAAAATATAGGCCGGCCGACGGAGTAACCCGTCAGGAGCTGGCGGTTTGGCTGGTCCGCTTTCTGAAACAAAACGCTGCAGGCGGCAGCCTGTCCAGCCTTTATTCAGACGCGGCGCAGGTTGCCGATTGGGCGGCGTCTTCCGTTTATACGGTTCAGAAGCTTGGGCTGATGGAAGGGGCGGACGGACGCTTCCGGCCGAAGGCCGTAGTCACCCGTGAGGAAATGGCGGCGGTTATGGACCGGATCGTGACCAATAGAACCTACGCAAACCCCATTTCGGCACCTGTCTCCCAGCCGATCCAATTGGGCTGGCAATACGGACAGACCGATGCGGAATTTAAAGCCAGCGTGTCCGCATCGAATATAAACGTCATTTCTCCCAGATGGCATTTCCTGAATGCGGACGGCACCTTCGTCGATTCAACCGAAACGGCGCTGATCAGCTGGGCCAAATCTACGGGCCGGAAGGTATGGCCGCTTGTCGGCAACCGATCCAACCAGCAAATGACCCATGCCATGCTGTCCAATCCGGGCTTATCGGAGCGGGCGGCAGCTTCTTTGACGGCATATGCCGCCAAATATGAGCTGGATGGCCTAAACCTCGATTTTGAAAATGTGCTTCCGGCTGACCGCGCCTATTTAACTTCATTTATTGCCAATCTGGCCGGCAAGCTGCATCAGACCGGCAAGAAGCTGTCGGTTTGCGTTTCCCCGGATTTGGGCACGGATTGGACGGCAGCTTTCGATTATGCGGCATTGGCCAAAAGCGCGGATTATATCGTTTTAATGGGGTATGACGAGCATTGGGGCAGCGATCCGGCACCAGGCCCGGTAGCCTCGCTGGCCTGGGTGCAGTCTGGGCTGGATAAACTGCTGAAGCAGGTTGGAGCAGGAAAGGTGATTTTGGGTCTGCCGTTATACAGCCGGGATTGGCTGGTCAGCTCAAATGGCATCACGATTTCGGCAGAGGATCTGACTTTAAGCGAGCAGAATACCAGGATTTCCCGTTACGGCATTTATCCGTCCTGGAAATCGGCGCTGGGCCAATATACGGCTGCTTATCAGCTGAACGGGGGCAGGCATCAGCTTTGGTTCGAAGACAGCCGCTCGCTGACGCTGAAATACCAGCTGGGGCAAAGCCGGAGGGTGGCCGGATTTGCATACTGGTCCATCGGCGGAGAGCATGAGGGCCTGTGGAAAGCCTTAAATAACGCTACCCGTTTTAACGGCTATTCTTTCTAA
- a CDS encoding substrate-binding domain-containing protein: MSSEVSYTTEEIAKLLKISKLTVYDLIKKGELPAYRVGKQMRVDAADLEAFKNRSKGVKAAAEAPFAAEAAYTASAAPPSLAPNGTRSLVITGQDISLDILAKHMERNLPGIRPLRSFVGSVDSLISMYRGESDIVSTHLLDGDTGEYNLPYIRKFLIGSSYVVVHLLKRKAGLYVREGNPDGISGWEDLKRPGLRLANREKGSGARVLLDEQLRLLGIRGNEILGYDREETNHLGVAGRVASGDADVGVGIEKAAMTVGGVDFIPLTDERYDLVLLRTKQNAGWIGTVLHIIRSENFQNELRSISGYDLSETGTVLYET, encoded by the coding sequence ATGTCCAGTGAAGTTTCCTATACAACCGAAGAGATAGCCAAGCTGCTTAAAATCTCGAAGTTAACCGTATATGATCTCATTAAAAAAGGCGAACTGCCTGCCTACCGTGTCGGCAAACAAATGCGGGTTGACGCTGCGGACCTGGAGGCTTTCAAGAACCGCTCCAAGGGCGTAAAGGCAGCGGCAGAAGCCCCCTTCGCCGCGGAAGCCGCTTATACCGCATCTGCCGCCCCTCCATCTTTAGCGCCAAACGGAACCCGGTCGCTTGTCATCACCGGCCAGGATATCAGCCTGGACATTCTGGCCAAACATATGGAGCGGAATTTGCCCGGCATACGCCCGCTGCGTTCCTTCGTCGGCAGTGTGGACAGCCTTATTTCCATGTATCGCGGAGAATCCGACATCGTCAGTACCCATCTTCTGGACGGGGATACCGGGGAATACAATCTGCCTTACATCCGGAAATTCCTCATTGGCTCTTCTTATGTTGTTGTGCATCTATTGAAACGGAAGGCCGGGCTTTATGTCAGAGAAGGCAACCCCGACGGGATCAGCGGCTGGGAAGATCTGAAACGCCCGGGACTGCGTCTGGCCAATCGGGAGAAAGGCTCCGGTGCCCGCGTGCTGCTTGATGAGCAGCTTCGTCTGCTCGGCATTCGGGGGAATGAGATTCTTGGGTATGACCGCGAAGAAACGAATCACCTGGGCGTCGCCGGCAGGGTAGCTTCAGGAGACGCGGATGTCGGTGTTGGAATCGAGAAGGCCGCTATGACGGTCGGAGGCGTTGATTTTATCCCACTGACCGATGAACGTTATGATCTTGTCCTGCTTAGAACCAAACAGAACGCTGGCTGGATCGGGACCGTACTCCATATCATCAGATCGGAGAATTTCCAGAATGAACTCCGTTCCATCTCCGGCTATGATCTGTCAGAGACAGGAACGGTTCTGTACGAGACTTAA
- the modA gene encoding molybdate ABC transporter substrate-binding protein: MINKIKFSMVLLFVVMIIAVLSGCGNGGKKENVAPTAASTDSAAVPNAGTPAKAGSEEPQSDVELTISAAASLTDALKEISQSFEAQHPHIHVNFNFGASGMLQQQIEQGAPADLFLSAASKNMQALLDKQLIDSSQEVNLLNNDLVVVTPLDKGDMVQTLDDLKKPEVKTVAIGIPESVPAGNYAQEALQAAGLWDSLQSKTVQGKDVRQVLQYVETGNADAGFVYKTDALTSDQVKVAFSVDSSLYKAIEYPIGIVKATKHSREAEAFYQYLQTKEALDVFVKYGFTIPQK; this comes from the coding sequence GTGATTAATAAAATTAAGTTTAGTATGGTTTTGTTATTTGTAGTTATGATTATAGCTGTACTCTCAGGCTGTGGAAACGGCGGGAAAAAGGAAAATGTAGCCCCGACGGCCGCATCGACGGATTCAGCGGCAGTTCCAAATGCAGGCACCCCGGCAAAGGCCGGCTCGGAGGAGCCTCAGTCCGACGTGGAGCTGACGATTTCGGCAGCGGCCAGCCTTACGGATGCGCTGAAGGAGATCAGTCAGTCGTTTGAAGCCCAACATCCGCATATCCATGTGAACTTCAATTTTGGCGCTTCGGGTATGCTGCAGCAGCAGATCGAGCAGGGGGCGCCAGCGGACTTGTTTTTATCTGCCGCTTCTAAGAACATGCAGGCGCTGCTGGACAAGCAGCTTATTGACAGCTCACAGGAAGTAAATCTTCTTAATAATGATCTGGTTGTCGTTACTCCTTTGGATAAAGGGGATATGGTGCAAACTCTTGACGATTTGAAGAAACCGGAAGTGAAGACGGTCGCCATCGGGATTCCGGAGAGCGTGCCGGCAGGGAATTACGCGCAGGAAGCGCTGCAGGCCGCAGGGCTGTGGGACAGCCTTCAGTCCAAGACCGTTCAGGGCAAAGATGTGAGGCAGGTGCTGCAATATGTAGAGACCGGAAATGCCGATGCCGGGTTTGTGTATAAAACGGATGCTCTGACCTCGGATCAGGTCAAGGTGGCGTTTAGCGTGGATTCTTCCCTCTATAAGGCGATTGAATATCCGATAGGGATTGTGAAGGCTACCAAACACAGCCGGGAAGCGGAGGCCTTTTATCAATACCTGCAAACCAAAGAGGCGCTGGATGTATTTGTGAAGTACGGCTTCACTATCCCGCAGAAATAA
- the modB gene encoding molybdate ABC transporter permease subunit, with protein sequence MMEISWHDFWPPVRLSLQVALLSSILALILGVLAARWMTRARFKGKVLLETLFMLPLVLPPTVVGFLLLLALGRRSWLGHWIEWVFNAPIIFTWWAGVIASVVVAFPLVYQTMKTGFHSIDRSLEDAARSIGAGEWQLFRYVSLPLVFHSLLSAYILGFARALGEFGATLMIAGNIPGKTQTVPTAIYVAVDSGNLPMAWAWTGTVIFISFLMLLFTGRKARE encoded by the coding sequence ATGATGGAGATTAGCTGGCATGATTTCTGGCCGCCGGTCCGGCTTTCGCTGCAAGTGGCTCTGTTATCCAGCATTCTCGCCCTTATTCTGGGTGTTCTGGCTGCGCGATGGATGACTCGAGCGAGGTTTAAGGGCAAGGTGCTGCTGGAGACCTTGTTTATGCTGCCGCTGGTGCTGCCGCCGACGGTTGTCGGTTTTCTGCTGCTCCTCGCGCTGGGGCGTAGAAGCTGGCTAGGGCATTGGATTGAATGGGTATTTAATGCTCCGATTATATTTACCTGGTGGGCTGGTGTGATTGCTTCCGTGGTTGTTGCTTTTCCGCTGGTTTATCAGACGATGAAGACCGGGTTTCATTCCATCGACCGCAGCCTGGAGGATGCGGCGCGTTCGATTGGCGCCGGCGAATGGCAGCTGTTTCGGTACGTTTCGCTTCCGCTTGTATTCCATTCGCTGCTCAGCGCCTACATTCTCGGCTTTGCCCGGGCTTTGGGCGAATTTGGGGCTACACTGATGATTGCCGGGAATATCCCTGGCAAAACCCAGACCGTTCCTACGGCCATTTACGTGGCGGTCGATTCCGGCAATCTGCCGATGGCTTGGGCGTGGACGGGAACGGTGATCTTCATCTCGTTCCTGATGCTGCTGTTTACTGGCCGGAAAGCCAGAGAGTAG